From the Canis aureus isolate CA01 chromosome 33, VMU_Caureus_v.1.0, whole genome shotgun sequence genome, one window contains:
- the DSPP gene encoding dentin sialophosphoprotein has translation MKIIIYFCIWAAAWAIPVPQIKPLDRHAVDKSANLNLPEKVKLPIQDELNASDTTKESGVLRENERGRQQYTKDGYKEERNGSEWAQIGGKTSTHSLLVNEEGNSEGQNGVTGKPETYGYDGIDGKEGNITANGIRGQVSITNNAGVANGSNINRNTDENSNKGGNVGDASQSEDATVVQEDGHQIAGNNNSTGHEDEINRNYCRNEGDTSEITTQRESEKNANQEAGVTPGESGAGNGEDAGLDNSDGSPSGNGADEDEDKGSGDDEGEETGNGKEGTDNRKGQEGQPHGKDDNDSSLGQNSISSEDDGPEDKEDLHDIGGDNTSKSEEDSDGVPKDKDSPIIEDVQKLNYRENKAVEKKITGESEPVAIGKSQDKGIEMEGPRSGNRNNITKESGKVSEDKESKRQPGMAMGKGNVKTPGETDNIQGSSQKSEPGKKVAHSKTGSESNSDGYDSYEFDDKSMQGDDPNSSDESNGNDDADSEGDNNSDSQGDNGYNSDESKDNGNDSDSNGGGDDDSDSTSDANESDSNGNGNNGSDDNGKSESSKDKSDRSDSSDSSDSSDSSDSSDSKSDSSDSSDSSNSSDSSDSKSDSDSSDSDSSDSDSKSDSSDSSDSSDSSDSSDSSDSDSSDSDSKSDSSDSSDSSDSSNSDSSDSSDSSDSSDSSDSSDSSDSSDSSDSDSKSDSSDSSDSSDSSDSSDSSDSDSKSDSSDSSDSSDSSDSSDSSNSDSSDSSDSSDSDSKSDSSDSSDSSDSSDSSDSSNSDSSDSSDSSDSDSDSKSDSSDSSDSNDSSDSSNSDSDSKSDSSESSDNSNSDSNSKSDSSDSSNSKSDSSDSSDSSNSKSDSDSSDSSDSDSKSDSSDSSSSSSKSDSSDSSKSDSDSSDSSDSSDSSDSSDSDSSDSSDSSNSSDSSDSDSSDSSDSSDSSDSSDSSDSSNSSDSSNSSDSSNSSDSSDSDSSDSSDSDSSDSDSSNSSDSSESDSSDSDSDSSNSSDSSDSDSSDSSDSDSSDSSNSSDSDSSDSDSDSSNSSDSSDSDSSDSDSDSDSDSNSNSSDSSDSNSDSSDSDSSDSSDSASDHDESHSKTNSGNGKNGNDSESDSEDSDSNHSTSDD, from the exons atgaagataattatatatttttgcatttggGCAGCAGCATGGGCTATTCCA GTTCCTCAAATCAAGCCATTGGACAGACATGCTGTTGACAAGTCTGCAAATTTAAATCTTCCAGAAAAAGTGAAATTGCCAATACAG gATGAGTTAAATGCCAGTGACACCACCAAAGAAAGTGGTGTCCTGCgtgaaaatgaaagaggaaggcaACAATATACCAAAGATGgttacaaagaagaaagaaatggttcTGAATGGGCACAAATAGGAGGGAAAACTTCCACACATTCCTTGTTAGTAAATGAGGAGGGGAATAGTGAGGGTCAAAATGGGGTCACAGGAAAGCCAGAAACATATGGTTATGATGGGATAGATGGAAAAGAAGGTAACATCACAGCAAATGGTATCAGGGGACAAGTAAGCATCACAAACAATGCTGGAGTAGCAAATGGGAGCAATATTAATAGAAATACCGATGAGAATTCAAATAAGGGAGGAAATGTTGGAGATGCAAGTCAGAGTGAGGATGCCACTGTTGTCCAAGAAGATGGCCATCAAATAGCTGGAAACAATAACAGTACAGGCCATGAGGATGAAATAAATAGGAATTATTGTAGAAATGAAGGTGATACAAGTGAAATAACAACTCAGAGAGAAAGCGAAAAAAATGCAAACCAGGAGGCAGGAGTAACACCAGGGGAAAGTGGAGCTGGCAATGGAGAAGATGCTGGCCTGGATAATTCAGATGGGAGTCCTAGTGGGAATGGAGCAGATGAAGATGAAGACAAGGGCTCTGGTGATGATGAAGGTGAAGAAACAGGGAATGGAAAAGAGGGCACTGATAACCGTAAGGGCCAAGAGGGTCAGCCTCATGGAAAAGATGACAATGACAGTAGCTTAGGTCAAAATTCAATTAGTAGTGAAGATGATGGCCCTGAAGACAAAGAAGATCTCCATGACATCGGTGGAGACAACACCTCCAAGAGTGAGGAGGATTCTGATGGTGTTCCCAAAGACAAAGATAGCCCAATAATAGAGGATGTGCAAAAGCTCAATTACAGAGAAAACAAAGCCgtggaaaagaaaatcactggTGAATCAGAGCCAGTAGCTATTGGGAAGAGCCAAGATAAG GGAATAGAAATGGAAGGTCCCAGAAGTGGCAACAGAAACAATATTACCAAAGAATCTGGGAAAGTCAGTGAAGATAAAGAGAGTAAAAGACAACCTGGAATGGCCATGGGCAAAGGAAATGTCAAGACACCAGGAGAGACTGACAACATTCAAGGGTCTAGTCAGAAATCAGAACCTGGGAAAAAGGTTGCACACAGCAAAACAGGTAGTGAAAGTAATAGTGACGGATATGACAGTTATGAGTTTGATGACAAATCCATGCAAGGAGATGATCCCAACAGCAGTGATGAATCTAATGGCAATGATGATGCTGATTCTGAAGGTGACAATAACAGCGATAGCCAAGGAGATAATGGTTATAACTCTGATGAATCAAAAGATAATGGCAATGACAGTGACTCAAATGGAGGAGGTGATGATGACAGTGATAGCACATCAGATGCTAATGAAAGTGATAGTAATGGCAATGGTAACAATGGGAGTGATGACAATGGCAAATCAGAGAGCAGCAAAGATAAATCAGATAGGAGTGACAGCAGTGACAGCAGTGACAGTAGTGACAGCAGTGACAGTAGTGACAGCAAGTCAGACAGCAGTGACAGCAGTGACAGCAGTAACAGTAGTGATAGCAGTGACAGCAAGTCAGACAGTGACAGCAGTGACAGTGACAGCAGTGACAGTGACAGTAAATCAGACAGCAGTGACAGCAGTGACAGCAGTGACAGTAGTGACAGCAGTGACAGCAGTGACAGTGACAGTAGTGACAGTGACAGTAAATCAGACAGCAGTGACAGCAGTGACAGCAGTGATAGTAGTAATAGTGACAGCAGTGACAGCAGTGACAGTAGTGACAGCAGTGATAGCAGTGATAGCAGTGACAGCAGTGACAGCAGTGACAGCAGTGACAGTGACAGTAAATCAGACAGCAGTGACAGCAGTGACAGCAGTGACAGCAGTGATAGCAGTGACAGCAGTGACAGTGACAGTAAATCAGACAGCAGTGACAGTAGTGACAGCAGTGACAGTAGTGACAGCAGTGACAGCAGTAATAGTGACAGCAGTGACAGTAGTGACAGCAGTGACAGTGACAGTAAATCAGACAGCAGTGACAGTAGTGACAGCAGTGACAGTAGTGACAGCAGTGACAGCAGTAATAGTGACAGCAGTGACAGTAGTGACAGCAGTGATAGTGACAGTGACAGTAAATCAGACAGCAGTGACAGTAGTGATAGCAATGACAGTAGTGACAGCAGTAATAGTGACAGTGACAGCAAATCAGACAGTAGTGAAAGCAGTGACAATAGTAATAGTGACAGCAACAGTAAATCAGACAGCAGTGACAGCAGCAACAGCAAATCAGATAGCAGTGACAGCAGTGACAGCAGCAATAGCAAATCAGATAGTGACAGTAGTGACAGCAGTGATAGTGACAGTAAATCAGACAGCagtgacagcagcagcagcagcagcaaatcAGATAGCAGTGACAGCAGTAAAAGTGACAGTGATAGCAGCGACAGCAGCGACAGTAGCGATAGCAGTGACAGCAGTGACAGTGACAGTAGTGACAGTAGCGACAGCAGCAATAGCAGTGACAGCAGTGATAGTGACAGCAGTGACAGCAGTGACAGCAGTGACAGTAGTGACAGCAGTGACAGCAGTGACAGTAGCAATAGTAGTGACAGCAGCAATAGCAGTGACAGTAGCAATAGCAGTGACAGCAGTGACAGTGACAGCAGTGACAGTAGTGACAGTGACAGCAGTGACAGTGACAGCAGCAATAGCAGTGATAGCAGTGAGAGTGACAGCAGTGACAGTGACAGCGACAGCAGCAATAGCAGTGACAGCAGTGATAGTGACAGCAGTGACAGTAGCGACAGTGACAGCAGCGACAGCAGCAATAGCAGTGATAGTGACAGCAGTGACAGTGACAGCGACAGCAGCAATAGCAGTGACAGCAGTGATAGTGACAGCAGTGACAGTGACAGCGACAGCGACAGTGACAGCAACAGCAATAGCAGTGACAGTAGTGACAGCAATAGTGACAGCAGCGACAGTGACAGCAGTGACAGTAGCGACAGCGCATCTGACCATGATGAGAGTCACAGCAAGACCAACTCCGGTAACGGCAAAAATGGAAATGACAGTGAGAGTGACAGTGAGGACAGTGACAGTAATCACTCAACCAGTGATGATTAG